From one Humulus lupulus chromosome 8, drHumLupu1.1, whole genome shotgun sequence genomic stretch:
- the LOC133797185 gene encoding thiamine phosphate phosphatase-like protein isoform X1 encodes MAGTVVVFDFDRTIIDGDSDRWVVTEMGLTQVFEELRPTLSWNSLMDRMMLELHSQGKTPSDIVECLQKAPIHPRIVAAIKSAHTLGCDLRIISDANQFFIEMILEHHDLLGCFSQINTNRTVVDEEKRLRIFPYHDLSSPHDCNLCPSNMCKGLVIDQIRASATEGGKRRFIYLGDGSGDFCPTLRLSKGDHVMPRRDYPLWKRICSNQTLVKAKIHEWSNGEELEKILLHLINKTTTKEITIDNGNYLGH; translated from the exons ATGGCGGGGACTGTGGTGGTTTTTGACTTTGACAGGACGATAATCGATGGGGACAGTGATCGCTGGGTTGTTACAGAAATGGGTCTGACCCAGGTGTTTGAAGAGCTTCGCCCTACTTTGTCTTGGAACTCATTGATG GACAGGATGATGTTGGAGCTTCATTCACAAGGAAAGACTCCCTCAGATATTGTTGAGTGCCTGCAAAAAGCTCCAATACATCCACGTATTGTTGCAGCCATCAAGTCTGCCCATACTCTTGG ATGTGACCTGAGGATAATCAGTGATGCAAATCAGTTCTTTATTGAGATGATATTGGAACATCATGACTTGTTGGGATGCTTTTCACAAATCAACACAAACCGGACAGTTGTAGATGAAGAGAAAAGACTTAGAATTTTCCCTTATCATGACTTAAGCTCACCCCATGATTGCAATCTGTGCCCATCAAATATGTGCAAG GGCCTGGTCATTGACCAAATCCGAGCTTCTGCAACTGAAGGTGGGAAGAGAAGATTTATATATCTTGGAGATGGAAGTGGAGATTTTTGCCCAACTCTAAGGCTTTCCAAAGGAGATCATGTCATGCCAAGAAGGGACTATCCACTGTGGAAGCGCATTTGCAGCAACCAAACACTTGTCAAAGCCAAAATCCATGAATGGAGCAATGGGGAGGAGCTTGAAAAGATCCTTCTTCATCTCATCAACAAAACAACTACCAAAGAAATCACTATTGACAATGGAAATTACTTGGGACACTAA
- the LOC133797185 gene encoding thiamine phosphate phosphatase-like protein isoform X2: protein MMLELHSQGKTPSDIVECLQKAPIHPRIVAAIKSAHTLGCDLRIISDANQFFIEMILEHHDLLGCFSQINTNRTVVDEEKRLRIFPYHDLSSPHDCNLCPSNMCKGLVIDQIRASATEGGKRRFIYLGDGSGDFCPTLRLSKGDHVMPRRDYPLWKRICSNQTLVKAKIHEWSNGEELEKILLHLINKTTTKEITIDNGNYLGH from the exons ATGATGTTGGAGCTTCATTCACAAGGAAAGACTCCCTCAGATATTGTTGAGTGCCTGCAAAAAGCTCCAATACATCCACGTATTGTTGCAGCCATCAAGTCTGCCCATACTCTTGG ATGTGACCTGAGGATAATCAGTGATGCAAATCAGTTCTTTATTGAGATGATATTGGAACATCATGACTTGTTGGGATGCTTTTCACAAATCAACACAAACCGGACAGTTGTAGATGAAGAGAAAAGACTTAGAATTTTCCCTTATCATGACTTAAGCTCACCCCATGATTGCAATCTGTGCCCATCAAATATGTGCAAG GGCCTGGTCATTGACCAAATCCGAGCTTCTGCAACTGAAGGTGGGAAGAGAAGATTTATATATCTTGGAGATGGAAGTGGAGATTTTTGCCCAACTCTAAGGCTTTCCAAAGGAGATCATGTCATGCCAAGAAGGGACTATCCACTGTGGAAGCGCATTTGCAGCAACCAAACACTTGTCAAAGCCAAAATCCATGAATGGAGCAATGGGGAGGAGCTTGAAAAGATCCTTCTTCATCTCATCAACAAAACAACTACCAAAGAAATCACTATTGACAATGGAAATTACTTGGGACACTAA
- the LOC133797187 gene encoding uncharacterized protein LOC133797187 yields the protein MRKRPRTDATAPADEATQEATHVLDPLKKPDPKQYRTMCKWLLEDMPNKTPRDVKTGSHGPAWFLMLKTPQSWLNDGHIDAEEHMLRMRRKYFPNIYRQNAVVMNSYFSQVIPVRYDQFKKTADKTKYYWDADIISMLTGIEQQFLASWGGVEDVYWCQNYGQQHWFAIEASISSWTLTVYDSDNSVISDAKLEDIMSPWCFMLPSLLM from the exons AtgaggaaaagacctcgcactgatgCAACTGCACCAGCAGACGAGGCTACACAAGAGGCTACACAtgtgctggaccctctcaagaagccagatcccaaacagtataggacaatgtgcaagtggcttcttgaagacatgcccaacaagaccccgcgggatgtaaagactgggagtCACGGTCCAGCGTGGTTTCTGATGTTGAAGACACCCCAATCctggctcaatgatggg catattgatgcggaagaacacatgcttcgtatgcgtcgcaagtattttcccaatatatatcgacagaatgcagttgtgatgaacagttatttctcacaagtgatacctgtcCGATATGATCAGTTCAAGAAAAcagccgacaaaacaaagtattattgggatgctgacattatttccatgttgaccggcatcgagcagcagtttctggcatcttggggaggagttgaggatgtatattggtgccagaactatggacaacaacattggtttgccattgaggcttccatttctagttggactctgactgtttacgattcagacaactcggtgattagtgacgcaaagcttgAGGATATTATGAGTCCATGGTGCTTTATGCTACCTTCTCTGTTAATGTAG
- the LOC133797190 gene encoding mitochondrial carrier protein CoAc2 isoform X1, with protein MAKKREEGNMGLFLDGVIEAMPLFAKELVAGGVAGGFAKTVVAPLERVKILFQTRRAEYQSIGLFGSFRKIAKTEGVLGFYRGNGASVARIVPYAALHYMAYEQYRRWIIETFPNVDKGPVLDLVAGSFAGGTAVLFTYPLDLVRTKLAYQVVDPLKLSVQGLANNEQVYKGILDCFSKTYKSAGIRGLYRGVAPSLYGIFPYAGLKFYFYEEMKRHVPEEHRKNIMVKLVCGSVAGLLGQTFTYPLDVVRRQMQVQQFLPSHSAEVKGTMETLIKIAQKQGWKQLFSGLSINYLKVVPSVAIGFTVYDLMKLYLRVPSRDEAVVEVVTHKRNIQSSSLRS; from the exons atggcaaagaagagagaagaagggaaTATGGGTCTGTTCTTGGATGGGGTAATAGAGGCCATGCCGTTGTTTGCCAAAGAATTGGTAGCTGGTGGTGTCGCCGGTGGCTTTGCCAAGACTGTGGTTGCACCACTCGAGCGTGTCAAGATTTTGTTTCAG ACTAGAAGAGCAGAATATCAGAGCATAGGGCTATTTGGATCATTTAGAAAAATTGCAAAGACAGAAGGTGTTTTAGGTTTCTACAG AGGGAATGGAGCCAGTGTTGCAAGAATTGTTCCCTATGCTGCCTTGCATTACATGGCCTATGAACAATACCGCAGATGGATTATTGAAACCTTTCCTAATGTAGATAAGGGACCTGTACTTGACCTTGTTGCAGGCTCATTTGCTGGAGGAACGGCTGTACTTTTTACTTATCCTCTTGATTTGGTTCGAACTAAGTTGGCTTATCAG GTTGTTGATCCATTAAAATTGAGTGTTCAAGGATTGGCAAACAATGAACAAGTTTATAAGGGAATTCTTGATTGTTTCTCTAAGACTTACAAAAGTGCTGGAATTAGAGGTCTTTATCGCGGTGTGG CTCCATCCCTTTATGGAATCTTTCCATATGCTGGTTTGAAGTTTTACTTCTATGAGGAGATGAAGAGACACGTCCCAGAAGAACACAGGAAAAACATAATGGTAAAACTTGTATGTGGCTCGGTTGCAGGTTTATTGGGCCAGACCTTTACATACCCTCTTGACGTTGTCAGGAGGCAAATGCAG GTTCAACAATTCTTGCCATCACACAGTGCAGAGGTTAAAGGAACAATGGAAACTCTTATTAAAATTGCCCAAAAGCAAGGGTGGAAACAACTGTTTTCAGGACTCAGCATCAATTACTTAAAG GTTGTACCATCTGTGGCAATTGGATTTACTGTTTACGATCTTATGAAGTTATACCTAAGAGTTCCATCACGCGATGAAGCTGTGGTTGAAGTAGTAACCCACAAAAGAAATATTCAGTCCTCGTCCCTTCGGTCCTAA
- the LOC133797190 gene encoding mitochondrial carrier protein CoAc2 isoform X2 gives MAYEQYRRWIIETFPNVDKGPVLDLVAGSFAGGTAVLFTYPLDLVRTKLAYQVVDPLKLSVQGLANNEQVYKGILDCFSKTYKSAGIRGLYRGVAPSLYGIFPYAGLKFYFYEEMKRHVPEEHRKNIMVKLVCGSVAGLLGQTFTYPLDVVRRQMQVQQFLPSHSAEVKGTMETLIKIAQKQGWKQLFSGLSINYLKVVPSVAIGFTVYDLMKLYLRVPSRDEAVVEVVTHKRNIQSSSLRS, from the exons ATGGCCTATGAACAATACCGCAGATGGATTATTGAAACCTTTCCTAATGTAGATAAGGGACCTGTACTTGACCTTGTTGCAGGCTCATTTGCTGGAGGAACGGCTGTACTTTTTACTTATCCTCTTGATTTGGTTCGAACTAAGTTGGCTTATCAG GTTGTTGATCCATTAAAATTGAGTGTTCAAGGATTGGCAAACAATGAACAAGTTTATAAGGGAATTCTTGATTGTTTCTCTAAGACTTACAAAAGTGCTGGAATTAGAGGTCTTTATCGCGGTGTGG CTCCATCCCTTTATGGAATCTTTCCATATGCTGGTTTGAAGTTTTACTTCTATGAGGAGATGAAGAGACACGTCCCAGAAGAACACAGGAAAAACATAATGGTAAAACTTGTATGTGGCTCGGTTGCAGGTTTATTGGGCCAGACCTTTACATACCCTCTTGACGTTGTCAGGAGGCAAATGCAG GTTCAACAATTCTTGCCATCACACAGTGCAGAGGTTAAAGGAACAATGGAAACTCTTATTAAAATTGCCCAAAAGCAAGGGTGGAAACAACTGTTTTCAGGACTCAGCATCAATTACTTAAAG GTTGTACCATCTGTGGCAATTGGATTTACTGTTTACGATCTTATGAAGTTATACCTAAGAGTTCCATCACGCGATGAAGCTGTGGTTGAAGTAGTAACCCACAAAAGAAATATTCAGTCCTCGTCCCTTCGGTCCTAA